The proteins below come from a single Chitinophaga pinensis DSM 2588 genomic window:
- a CDS encoding FecR family protein, producing the protein MKRSVHYYASFTAIQLAADPYFLEWVRFPDAAGNQFWEQFLLTYPHKTADIARAGEIARSMYALADKPSAQQQEDNWKRIQAALPDTQLAMPRRSILRTIRPVWTAAAAVAVAAIAVWLIFRPVTREVSIASGYGEVKGVLLPDGTQVKLNGNSSLRYSEQWKAGSPREVWVEGEAFFDVKPVASNNASQRFEVHSGDIDVQVLGTSFNVRSRRGISDVMLTTGKVMVAADGKEQLLSSPGELATFNQKRLEKKVVPVANYTSWQEQKLQLEQTSVADLFARLEDDWGYNIRLNDTSLLQKKISGEIDMKDKQVLINALALILHADVSQQGESTIIITPN; encoded by the coding sequence ATGAAACGCTCCGTTCATTACTATGCCAGCTTTACTGCCATCCAACTGGCCGCAGATCCTTACTTCCTGGAATGGGTAAGGTTCCCTGATGCTGCTGGTAACCAGTTCTGGGAGCAATTCCTGTTGACTTATCCGCATAAAACTGCCGATATCGCCCGTGCCGGTGAGATCGCACGTAGTATGTATGCATTGGCTGACAAGCCTTCCGCGCAACAGCAGGAAGATAACTGGAAGCGTATCCAGGCAGCTTTGCCAGATACTCAACTGGCCATGCCACGTCGTTCCATCCTGCGTACGATACGACCGGTATGGACAGCTGCAGCCGCTGTAGCCGTAGCAGCTATCGCCGTATGGCTGATATTTCGCCCGGTAACCAGAGAAGTGAGTATCGCTTCCGGTTACGGAGAGGTAAAAGGCGTTTTGCTGCCAGATGGCACACAGGTAAAACTGAATGGTAATTCAAGCTTACGATATAGTGAACAATGGAAAGCCGGATCACCCAGGGAAGTCTGGGTGGAAGGGGAAGCCTTCTTTGACGTAAAACCGGTAGCCAGTAACAATGCCTCTCAACGCTTTGAAGTGCACAGCGGCGATATCGATGTACAGGTCCTTGGTACATCATTCAACGTGCGCAGCCGCAGAGGGATCAGTGATGTAATGCTGACTACAGGAAAGGTCATGGTGGCGGCCGACGGGAAAGAGCAACTCCTGTCCAGCCCCGGAGAACTGGCCACATTCAATCAGAAAAGACTGGAGAAAAAAGTAGTACCGGTCGCTAACTACACCAGCTGGCAGGAACAGAAACTGCAACTGGAACAAACCAGCGTAGCTGATCTCTTCGCAAGGCTGGAAGATGACTGGGGTTATAATATCCGGCTGAACGACACTTCCCTGCTTCAGAAGAAGATCAGCGGGGAAATAGACATGAAGGATAAACAGGTATTAATTAATGCGCTTGCTTTGATACTACATGCAGATGTATCACAACAGGGAGAATCAACCATCATAATCACACCCAACTAA